Sequence from the Streptomyces peucetius genome:
TGGGGCTGAACGTCGGCAGGACCCGCGTACTGGGCGCCGTCGGCGTCATGCTGCTGTGCGGCGCCGCGACCGCGGCGGCGGGGCCGATCGCGTTCGTCGGACTGGTCGTACCGCACGCCGCCCGGTTCGTCGTCGGCCCCGACCAGCGGTGGGTGCTGGCGTACTCGATGCTGCTCGCACCCGTCCTGCTCATCGGCGCGGACGTCCTCGGCCGGGTGATCGGCGCGCCGGGTGAGGTCCAGGTCGGCATCATCACCGCGTTCATCGGCGCACCGCTGTTCCTCGCGCTGTGCCGCCGTCGAAAGCTGGTCATGCTGTGAGTGCCGTACGGGAGGCCGACGCCTCCGCCGCCAAGAAGGCCACGGGAAGGGACGGGGACCGGGGGGCCACCCGGCTTCCGCGCGTCGTGAGCGGCACGGTCCTGCGCACCCGGGTGGGCGGGCTGTCCGTACGCGTCCAGGGACGCGTCCTGGCCGCGACGGCCGTGATGCTCGCCGCGCTCACCGCCGTCGTCCTCGTCACCCTCACCACCGGCGACTTCGAGCTGACCGTCGGCGAAGTCGTCCAGGCCCTGGTGGGCAACGGCTCCGGCGCCGCCGACTTCATCGTCAACACCCTGCGCATGCCCCGGCTGCTGACCGCGCTGTGCGTGGGTGCGGCCCTCGCCGTCAGCGGGGCGATCCTCACGAGCCTGACGGGCAACCCCCTGGGCAGCCCGGACATCATCGGCTTCACCAACGGCTCGGCCGTCGGGGCGCTCGTCGTCATCATCGTGCTCCACGGCAGCATGACGCAGATCGCGCTGGGCGCGCTGATCGGCGGCCTCACCACCGCCGGCGCGGTCTACCTCCTCATGCTCGGCAGAGGCCTCCAGGGCTTCCGGCTGGTCGTCATGGGCATCGGCGTGAGCGCCCTGCTGCTGGCCGTCAACTCGTACCTGATCACCCGGGCGACCTGGCAGGAGGCGCTGGAGGCCCAGGCGTGGCTGATCGGCTCCCTCGGCAACCGGGGCTGGACGCACGCGAACGCCATCCTCATCGCCGTCGCGTTCCTGCTCCCGCCCGCCCTCTTCCTCTCCCGCCGGCTCGCCATGGTGGAGATGGGCGACACCACCGCCATGGCGCTCGGAGTCGATGTGGGGCGCACACGGACCGTGCTGCTCCTGATCAGCGTCGCTCTGGCCGCCTTCGCCACGGCGGTCACCGGTCCCATCTGGTTCATCGCGCTGGCCGCGCCCCAACTCGCCCGGAAACTCACCCGTTCCTCCGGCCCCATGCTGATGCCCTCCGCGCTCATGGGCGCGCTGCTCCTCGCCGCGAGCGACCTCGCGGCGCAGCGCGTCTTCGCGCCCGCGCTGCTCCCGGTGGGCACGGCGACCGGCACCCTCGGCGGGCTGTACCTCATCTGGCTGCTGATCACCGAGTCGCGAAAGAGCCGCGCATGACTGGAACCACCGAGACGACCGAGACGACCGGTACGGCGGGCGCCAACCGCCCCGCCCCGCGCCTTCGCGCCGACGACCTGACGCTCTCCTACGACCAGCGGACGGTCGCCACCCACCTCGGCGTCGACATCCCCGACCACTCCTTCACCGTGATCATCGGGCCGAACGCCTGCGGCAAGTCCACTCTCCTCAAGGCGCTCGCGCGGATGCTCAAGCCCCGCGCAGGACAGGTCTATCTCGACGGCGCGGCCATTGCCTCGTACCGCTCCCGCGAGGTCGCCCGCCGGATGGGGCTGCTCCCGCAGTCCTCGACCGCGCCCGGCGGCATCACGGCCGGCGACCTCGTGGCCCGCGGCCGCTTCCCGCACCAGGGGCTGCTCAAGCAGTGGTCCGCCGAGGACGAGGCGGCCGTCGTCGAGGCGATGCGTCAGACCGGTGTCCTGGAGCTCGCCGACCGGCCCGTCGACGACCTGTCCGGCGGCCAGCGCCAGCGGGTCTGGCTCTCCATGGTGCTGGCTCAGCAGACGTCCATCCTGCTGCTGGACGAACCCACGACGTTCCTCGACATCGCCCACCAGGTGGAAGTCCTGGATCTCTGCGCCGAGTTGCACGCCCGCAAGGGGCACACCGTCGTCGCGGTGCTGCACGACCTCAACCAGGCGTGCCGCTACGCCACCCACCTCGTCGTCATGCGGCCCGGCGGCACGGTCGCGGCCGAGGGCGACCCGGCCACCGTCATGACCGCCGAGCTGGTCGAGGACGTGTTCGGGCTGCCCTGCCGGATCATCGACGACCCGGAGACCGGCACGCCGCTGATGGTGCCCGCCGCGCCCAGGCGGTTCGAGCCGGAGGACGACCGGGACGGCGCCCGTGCCGCCGCGGACACCGTGATGGCCGAAACACGTTAGGACGGACGGTCCCTGATGCTCTGCACGAGGCTGACGAACGCGAACGTCCTCACCATGGACGAGGATCACCCGGTCGCCCGTGACCTGGGCATCTGGCGGGGCCGGATCGTCGGCCTTGACGAGGCCGTGACCTCGCTGCCAGCACGCGAGGTCGTCGACCTCCAGGGCGCCACCGTGCTGCCCGGTTTCATCGACAGCCATGTGCACCTGGCGTGGACGGGACTGAAGGCGAGCTCCCCGAGCATCAGCGGCCTCTCACGCGTCGAGGACGTCCTCGCCGCCGTGGAGGAGGCGGTCTCCCGCAGGAGCGCTCCCGGAGCGTGGGTGCACATCGGCGGATACGACCAACGGCCCCTCGGGCGGCATCTGACCGCTGCCGAGCTCGACCGGGTGAGCCACGGCCGCCGGGTGTTCCTGATGCACGACTCCGGCCACGCGTGCGTCGTCAACAGCGCCGTGCTCGAGCTGCTCCCGGCGGACGTCCCGCACGACAGCGGCCTGCTCGTGGAGAGCGCCATGGCCGCGGTACGGCGGCTGCGCCTGCCGTACTCGCAGGCGGAGCTCGCCGACGCCATCGAGTACGCCGGCCGCGCCTGCCTCGCCGAAGGCGTCACGGCCTGCGCCGAGGCCGGCATCGGTGGCGGCCTGCTGGGTCACAGCCCGGTCGAACTCGGCGCCTACCAGCTCCTGAGGGATCAGGGCAGGCTGCCCCTGCGGATCCAGCTCATGCCGGGCGCCGACACCCTGCGGCCGCTGGGGGCGCACCGGGACGACGGCATCCCGCGCGCCCTCGATCTGGGCCTGCGCACCGGGTTCGGCGACGACTGGCTGTCCGTCGGCGCGCTGAAGATCTACACCGACGGCGGCATGATGGCCCGTACGGCCGCGCTCACGGAGCCGTACGAGGGCCTGGAGCACACCGGGCAGCTCCAGGACGACCCGGACCGCCTCACCGGCCTCGTCGTCGACGGGCACCTCGCCGGGTGGCAGCTCGCCGTCCACGCCATCGGCGACCGCGCCGCGGACCTCGCGCTGGACGCCCTGGAACAGGCGCAGAAGCTGCGGCCGCGCCCGGACGCGCGGCACCGCGTCGAGCACGCCGGGCTGATCCGCCCCGACCAGCTCCCCCGCTTCGCCCGGCTCGGCGTCAGCGCGGTGATCCAGCCCAACTTCCTTCGCTACTTCGGCGACGACTACGCGACGGTCATGGGGGAGCGACGGGCCCCGTGGATGTACCGGGGCAAGGGGTTCCTCGACCACGGCGTCACGGTCGTCGGCAGCTCCGACCGGCCCGTCACCGACGGATCGCCACTGCGGGCCGTCCAGTTCATGGTCGAACGCGCCTCCACCTCGGGGCGGTCGATCGGACCGGACGAGGCCGTCTCCGTCGACGAGGCGCTGCGCGCCTACACCGTCGCCGGCGCGTACGCCTGCCGGTGGGACGACAGCGCCGGCAGCCTCACGCCCGGCAAGCGGGCCGACCTGGTGGTGCTCGGCGACGACCCGCGGCGCGTCGATCCCTCTCGGATCGGGGACATCGAGGTCGTGACGACGTTCGTGGACGGCAGGGACACGAAGAAGGAGCCCCAGCCGTGACCATGCGAGCGGACGGCGTCGAACAGCGGGCGACCCCGGGGGCGCCGGAGTGCGACCACCGGCCGGGGCCCGTGCCGGCGGGGCCGTCCCCGGCCGTTCTGGGCGGGGACTCCTCCCTGCCGGCGCCGTGGACGCCCGGCTCAGGACCGCGGCTGTGGATCGTCCGGGTGAGCGAGTACCAGGACCGCGCCGCGGCGCGGGAAGCGGTGCTGGACGAGGAGGAACTGGCCCGGTGCCGGGGCTTCGTCCGGGCAGCCGACCGCGATCGGTACCGCGTCGGGCATGTGGCGCTCCGGTTGCTTCTCGGCGCTTACCTGGGTCTGGACCCGGCGGCCGTACGCCTGATCCGGGAGCCGTGTCCCGGCTGCGGTGAGCCGCACGGCCGCCCGGCGGTGGCCACCGCGTCGCCGCACTTCTCCCTCTCCCACGCCGAGGACGCGGTTCTCCTGGCCTTCGCGGAGGCCCCGGTCGGCGTCGACATCGAGGCGGTGCCCGAGGCCGGGACCGCGGCGGAGGTCGGGGAGCTGCTCCACCGGGCCGAGCGCGCGGAGTTGGCGGCCCTCGCCCCCTCCGCACGTCCGGCCGCGGTGGGCCGTTGCTGGGCCCGCAAGGAGGCGTATCTCAAGGGCGTCGGCATCGGCCTGGGTGAGGACCCCTCGGTCACGTACGTGGGGACGGGGGCCGCGCCGGGGTCCGTCCCCGGCTGGACGATCACCGATGTGCCCGCCTTCCCGGGTTACGCGGCCGCCTGCGCGGTCCGTACCGGGAGCAGCGACGCCGGCGCCGGGTGAGGCTTGGTCAAATCACTTAGGTGAGGCTAACCTCAACTCGACTGTTTCACCGGAGTCACGTGGCGATCCAGCCCCTTTTCCGCACGGTGGAACCGAGGAAGGAACGCCTTGACCACGGCCACCCTGCGCCCTGCCGCACCGCTGTCCCACGCGCCGCACCCGCCCTGCCTCTCCCCGGTCTCCGTGCGCCCGGCGCGTCCCGGGGACGCCGCCGCCCTCGCCGCCCTCTCCGAGCCGTTCGTCCGCTCGGGGGCACTGCGCGAGCGGCCCTTCGGTGTGTACGCCGCCCATGCGGCCGAC
This genomic interval carries:
- a CDS encoding 4'-phosphopantetheinyl transferase family protein, translated to MRADGVEQRATPGAPECDHRPGPVPAGPSPAVLGGDSSLPAPWTPGSGPRLWIVRVSEYQDRAAAREAVLDEEELARCRGFVRAADRDRYRVGHVALRLLLGAYLGLDPAAVRLIREPCPGCGEPHGRPAVATASPHFSLSHAEDAVLLAFAEAPVGVDIEAVPEAGTAAEVGELLHRAERAELAALAPSARPAAVGRCWARKEAYLKGVGIGLGEDPSVTYVGTGAAPGSVPGWTITDVPAFPGYAAACAVRTGSSDAGAG
- a CDS encoding ABC transporter ATP-binding protein, with amino-acid sequence MTGTTETTETTGTAGANRPAPRLRADDLTLSYDQRTVATHLGVDIPDHSFTVIIGPNACGKSTLLKALARMLKPRAGQVYLDGAAIASYRSREVARRMGLLPQSSTAPGGITAGDLVARGRFPHQGLLKQWSAEDEAAVVEAMRQTGVLELADRPVDDLSGGQRQRVWLSMVLAQQTSILLLDEPTTFLDIAHQVEVLDLCAELHARKGHTVVAVLHDLNQACRYATHLVVMRPGGTVAAEGDPATVMTAELVEDVFGLPCRIIDDPETGTPLMVPAAPRRFEPEDDRDGARAAADTVMAETR
- a CDS encoding FecCD family ABC transporter permease; translation: MSAVREADASAAKKATGRDGDRGATRLPRVVSGTVLRTRVGGLSVRVQGRVLAATAVMLAALTAVVLVTLTTGDFELTVGEVVQALVGNGSGAADFIVNTLRMPRLLTALCVGAALAVSGAILTSLTGNPLGSPDIIGFTNGSAVGALVVIIVLHGSMTQIALGALIGGLTTAGAVYLLMLGRGLQGFRLVVMGIGVSALLLAVNSYLITRATWQEALEAQAWLIGSLGNRGWTHANAILIAVAFLLPPALFLSRRLAMVEMGDTTAMALGVDVGRTRTVLLLISVALAAFATAVTGPIWFIALAAPQLARKLTRSSGPMLMPSALMGALLLAASDLAAQRVFAPALLPVGTATGTLGGLYLIWLLITESRKSRA
- a CDS encoding amidohydrolase, which translates into the protein MLCTRLTNANVLTMDEDHPVARDLGIWRGRIVGLDEAVTSLPAREVVDLQGATVLPGFIDSHVHLAWTGLKASSPSISGLSRVEDVLAAVEEAVSRRSAPGAWVHIGGYDQRPLGRHLTAAELDRVSHGRRVFLMHDSGHACVVNSAVLELLPADVPHDSGLLVESAMAAVRRLRLPYSQAELADAIEYAGRACLAEGVTACAEAGIGGGLLGHSPVELGAYQLLRDQGRLPLRIQLMPGADTLRPLGAHRDDGIPRALDLGLRTGFGDDWLSVGALKIYTDGGMMARTAALTEPYEGLEHTGQLQDDPDRLTGLVVDGHLAGWQLAVHAIGDRAADLALDALEQAQKLRPRPDARHRVEHAGLIRPDQLPRFARLGVSAVIQPNFLRYFGDDYATVMGERRAPWMYRGKGFLDHGVTVVGSSDRPVTDGSPLRAVQFMVERASTSGRSIGPDEAVSVDEALRAYTVAGAYACRWDDSAGSLTPGKRADLVVLGDDPRRVDPSRIGDIEVVTTFVDGRDTKKEPQP